The following are encoded in a window of Panicum virgatum strain AP13 chromosome 5N, P.virgatum_v5, whole genome shotgun sequence genomic DNA:
- the LOC120673604 gene encoding protein TWIN LOV 1-like isoform X5, which produces MATSGAAEADPDPVEREREQHDDHHQRRLASSLTARYSDWVLESLDELPGSFLLTDPALAGHPIVYASRGLAALTGYARREVLGRSARVFQGAATDRAAVAGVREAVRAQRTHQVAILNYRRDGSPHWVLLHLAPVFHARDGSVLHFLAVQVPIDDARRGAGAPPCRSAQGAVLAACREEARGDEDFPCSSHAGKMFVDMDKRGLEAEEPRVASDSEKEKAISTANCIVSALNRYSKLTGLVVSGKRCDSVGIPALSSSLNLSLGRIKQSFVLTHSCLPDMPIIYASDAFLSLTGYSREDILGCNFRVLNGPGTSLEALEEINQHICSEQACTVDLLSYRWKFIP; this is translated from the exons ATGGCGAcctccggcgcggcggaggcggacccggacccggtggagcgggagcgggagcagcacgacgaccaccaccagcgccgcctcgCGTCCTCGCTGACGGCGCGGTACTCGGACTGGGTGCTGGAGTCGCTGGACGAGCTCCCGGGGAGCTTCCTGCTCACGGACCCGGCCCTGGCGGGCCACCCCATCGTCTACGCCTCCCGGGGCCTCGCCGCGCTCACCGGCTACGCGCGCCGCGAGGTGCTGGGCCGCAGCGCGCGCGTCTTCCAGGGCGCCGCCAccgaccgcgccgccgtcgcgggggTGCGCGAGGCCGTGCGCGCCCAGCGCACGCACCAGGTCGCCATCCTCAACTACCGACGCGACGGCTCCCCGCACTGGGTGCTGCTCCACCTCGCCCCCGTCTTCCACGCCCGCGACGGGAGCGTGCTCCACTTCCTCGCCGTGCAGGTGCCCATCGACGACGCCAGGCGGggggcgggggcgccgccgtgccgcagcGCGCAGGGGGCGGTCCTCGCCGCGTGCCGCGAGGAGGCCAGGGGGGATGAGGATTTCCCGTGCTCGAGCCACGCAGGGAAAATGTTCGTTGATATGGATAAGAGAG GGCTGGAGGCTGAGGAACCACGTGTAGCTAGTGATAGTGAGAAAGAGAAGGCAATAAGTACGGCTAACTGCATCGTCTCTGCACTGAACCGCTACAGCAAGTTAACTGGTCTAGTGGTCAGCGGGAAGAGATGTGACTCTGTTGGCATCCCAGCACTCAGTTCTTCATTAAACCTCTCTCTCGGTAGAATCAAACAGAGCTTTGTATT GACTCACTCCTGCTTGCCTGATATGCCAATAATTTATGCTAGCGATGCTTTTTTATCATTAACAG GATACTCTAGAGAGGATATATTGGGCTGTAATTTCAGAGTATTAAACGGTCCAGGTACTAGCTTGGAGGCTTTAGAGGAG ATAAATCAGCATATTTGTTCTGAGCAGGCATGTACAGTCGATCTACTAAGTTACAG ATGGAAGTTCATTCCGTGA
- the LOC120673604 gene encoding protein TWIN LOV 1-like isoform X1, translating into MATSGAAEADPDPVEREREQHDDHHQRRLASSLTARYSDWVLESLDELPGSFLLTDPALAGHPIVYASRGLAALTGYARREVLGRSARVFQGAATDRAAVAGVREAVRAQRTHQVAILNYRRDGSPHWVLLHLAPVFHARDGSVLHFLAVQVPIDDARRGAGAPPCRSAQGAVLAACREEARGDEDFPCSSHAGKMFVDMDKRGLEAEEPRVASDSEKEKAISTANCIVSALNRYSKLTGLVVSGKRCDSVGIPALSSSLNLSLGRIKQSFVLTHSCLPDMPIIYASDAFLSLTGYSREDILGCNFRVLNGPGTSLEALEEINQHICSEQACTVDLLSYRKDGSSFRDLLHVSPIRDASGKVGLHLSQVAFHIWVHLDVGAKHDFNGLTPDVWQLGAVGAVRVAVRGLSASGSLLRPSQ; encoded by the exons ATGGCGAcctccggcgcggcggaggcggacccggacccggtggagcgggagcgggagcagcacgacgaccaccaccagcgccgcctcgCGTCCTCGCTGACGGCGCGGTACTCGGACTGGGTGCTGGAGTCGCTGGACGAGCTCCCGGGGAGCTTCCTGCTCACGGACCCGGCCCTGGCGGGCCACCCCATCGTCTACGCCTCCCGGGGCCTCGCCGCGCTCACCGGCTACGCGCGCCGCGAGGTGCTGGGCCGCAGCGCGCGCGTCTTCCAGGGCGCCGCCAccgaccgcgccgccgtcgcgggggTGCGCGAGGCCGTGCGCGCCCAGCGCACGCACCAGGTCGCCATCCTCAACTACCGACGCGACGGCTCCCCGCACTGGGTGCTGCTCCACCTCGCCCCCGTCTTCCACGCCCGCGACGGGAGCGTGCTCCACTTCCTCGCCGTGCAGGTGCCCATCGACGACGCCAGGCGGggggcgggggcgccgccgtgccgcagcGCGCAGGGGGCGGTCCTCGCCGCGTGCCGCGAGGAGGCCAGGGGGGATGAGGATTTCCCGTGCTCGAGCCACGCAGGGAAAATGTTCGTTGATATGGATAAGAGAG GGCTGGAGGCTGAGGAACCACGTGTAGCTAGTGATAGTGAGAAAGAGAAGGCAATAAGTACGGCTAACTGCATCGTCTCTGCACTGAACCGCTACAGCAAGTTAACTGGTCTAGTGGTCAGCGGGAAGAGATGTGACTCTGTTGGCATCCCAGCACTCAGTTCTTCATTAAACCTCTCTCTCGGTAGAATCAAACAGAGCTTTGTATT GACTCACTCCTGCTTGCCTGATATGCCAATAATTTATGCTAGCGATGCTTTTTTATCATTAACAG GATACTCTAGAGAGGATATATTGGGCTGTAATTTCAGAGTATTAAACGGTCCAGGTACTAGCTTGGAGGCTTTAGAGGAG ATAAATCAGCATATTTGTTCTGAGCAGGCATGTACAGTCGATCTACTAAGTTACAG GAAAGATGGAAGTTCATTCCGTGATCTTCTACATGTATCTCCTATCAGAGATGCTTCAGGCAAGGTTGGCTTACATCTTTCTCAG GTAGCGTTTCATATCTGGGTTCACCTTGACGTGGGTGCAAAGCACGACTTCAATGGGTTGACCCCTGATGTTTGGCAGCTTGGAGCTGTTGGTGCGGTGAGGGTTGCAGTGAGAGGCTTGTCGGCATCAGGTAGCCTGTTGAGACCGTCCCAGTAG
- the LOC120673604 gene encoding protein TWIN LOV 1-like isoform X4: MATSGAAEADPDPVEREREQHDDHHQRRLASSLTARYSDWVLESLDELPGSFLLTDPALAGHPIVYASRGLAALTGYARREVLGRSARVFQGAATDRAAVAGVREAVRAQRTHQVAILNYRRDGSPHWVLLHLAPVFHARDGSVLHFLAVQVPIDDARRGAGAPPCRSAQGAVLAACREEARGDEDFPCSSHAGKMFVDMDKRGLEAEEPRVASDSEKEKAISTANCIVSALNRYSKLTGLVVSGKRCDSVGIPALSSSLNLSLGRIKQSFVLTHSCLPDMPIIYASDAFLSLTGYSREDILGCNFRVLNGPGTSLEALEEACTVDLLSYRKDGSSFRDLLHVSPIRDASGKVAFHIWVHLDVGAKHDFNGLTPDVWQLGAVGAVRVAVRGLSASGSLLRPSQ; encoded by the exons ATGGCGAcctccggcgcggcggaggcggacccggacccggtggagcgggagcgggagcagcacgacgaccaccaccagcgccgcctcgCGTCCTCGCTGACGGCGCGGTACTCGGACTGGGTGCTGGAGTCGCTGGACGAGCTCCCGGGGAGCTTCCTGCTCACGGACCCGGCCCTGGCGGGCCACCCCATCGTCTACGCCTCCCGGGGCCTCGCCGCGCTCACCGGCTACGCGCGCCGCGAGGTGCTGGGCCGCAGCGCGCGCGTCTTCCAGGGCGCCGCCAccgaccgcgccgccgtcgcgggggTGCGCGAGGCCGTGCGCGCCCAGCGCACGCACCAGGTCGCCATCCTCAACTACCGACGCGACGGCTCCCCGCACTGGGTGCTGCTCCACCTCGCCCCCGTCTTCCACGCCCGCGACGGGAGCGTGCTCCACTTCCTCGCCGTGCAGGTGCCCATCGACGACGCCAGGCGGggggcgggggcgccgccgtgccgcagcGCGCAGGGGGCGGTCCTCGCCGCGTGCCGCGAGGAGGCCAGGGGGGATGAGGATTTCCCGTGCTCGAGCCACGCAGGGAAAATGTTCGTTGATATGGATAAGAGAG GGCTGGAGGCTGAGGAACCACGTGTAGCTAGTGATAGTGAGAAAGAGAAGGCAATAAGTACGGCTAACTGCATCGTCTCTGCACTGAACCGCTACAGCAAGTTAACTGGTCTAGTGGTCAGCGGGAAGAGATGTGACTCTGTTGGCATCCCAGCACTCAGTTCTTCATTAAACCTCTCTCTCGGTAGAATCAAACAGAGCTTTGTATT GACTCACTCCTGCTTGCCTGATATGCCAATAATTTATGCTAGCGATGCTTTTTTATCATTAACAG GATACTCTAGAGAGGATATATTGGGCTGTAATTTCAGAGTATTAAACGGTCCAGGTACTAGCTTGGAGGCTTTAGAGGAG GCATGTACAGTCGATCTACTAAGTTACAG GAAAGATGGAAGTTCATTCCGTGATCTTCTACATGTATCTCCTATCAGAGATGCTTCAGGCAAG GTAGCGTTTCATATCTGGGTTCACCTTGACGTGGGTGCAAAGCACGACTTCAATGGGTTGACCCCTGATGTTTGGCAGCTTGGAGCTGTTGGTGCGGTGAGGGTTGCAGTGAGAGGCTTGTCGGCATCAGGTAGCCTGTTGAGACCGTCCCAGTAG
- the LOC120673604 gene encoding protein TWIN LOV 1-like isoform X2 produces the protein MATSGAAEADPDPVEREREQHDDHHQRRLASSLTARYSDWVLESLDELPGSFLLTDPALAGHPIVYASRGLAALTGYARREVLGRSARVFQGAATDRAAVAGVREAVRAQRTHQVAILNYRRDGSPHWVLLHLAPVFHARDGSVLHFLAVQVPIDDARRGAGAPPCRSAQGAVLAACREEARGDEDFPCSSHAGKMFVDMDKRGLEAEEPRVASDSEKEKAISTANCIVSALNRYSKLTGLVVSGKRCDSVGIPALSSSLNLSLGRIKQSFVLTHSCLPDMPIIYASDAFLSLTGYSREDILGCNFRVLNGPGTSLEALEEINQHICSEQACTVDLLSYRKDGSSFRDLLHVSPIRDASGKVAFHIWVHLDVGAKHDFNGLTPDVWQLGAVGAVRVAVRGLSASGSLLRPSQ, from the exons ATGGCGAcctccggcgcggcggaggcggacccggacccggtggagcgggagcgggagcagcacgacgaccaccaccagcgccgcctcgCGTCCTCGCTGACGGCGCGGTACTCGGACTGGGTGCTGGAGTCGCTGGACGAGCTCCCGGGGAGCTTCCTGCTCACGGACCCGGCCCTGGCGGGCCACCCCATCGTCTACGCCTCCCGGGGCCTCGCCGCGCTCACCGGCTACGCGCGCCGCGAGGTGCTGGGCCGCAGCGCGCGCGTCTTCCAGGGCGCCGCCAccgaccgcgccgccgtcgcgggggTGCGCGAGGCCGTGCGCGCCCAGCGCACGCACCAGGTCGCCATCCTCAACTACCGACGCGACGGCTCCCCGCACTGGGTGCTGCTCCACCTCGCCCCCGTCTTCCACGCCCGCGACGGGAGCGTGCTCCACTTCCTCGCCGTGCAGGTGCCCATCGACGACGCCAGGCGGggggcgggggcgccgccgtgccgcagcGCGCAGGGGGCGGTCCTCGCCGCGTGCCGCGAGGAGGCCAGGGGGGATGAGGATTTCCCGTGCTCGAGCCACGCAGGGAAAATGTTCGTTGATATGGATAAGAGAG GGCTGGAGGCTGAGGAACCACGTGTAGCTAGTGATAGTGAGAAAGAGAAGGCAATAAGTACGGCTAACTGCATCGTCTCTGCACTGAACCGCTACAGCAAGTTAACTGGTCTAGTGGTCAGCGGGAAGAGATGTGACTCTGTTGGCATCCCAGCACTCAGTTCTTCATTAAACCTCTCTCTCGGTAGAATCAAACAGAGCTTTGTATT GACTCACTCCTGCTTGCCTGATATGCCAATAATTTATGCTAGCGATGCTTTTTTATCATTAACAG GATACTCTAGAGAGGATATATTGGGCTGTAATTTCAGAGTATTAAACGGTCCAGGTACTAGCTTGGAGGCTTTAGAGGAG ATAAATCAGCATATTTGTTCTGAGCAGGCATGTACAGTCGATCTACTAAGTTACAG GAAAGATGGAAGTTCATTCCGTGATCTTCTACATGTATCTCCTATCAGAGATGCTTCAGGCAAG GTAGCGTTTCATATCTGGGTTCACCTTGACGTGGGTGCAAAGCACGACTTCAATGGGTTGACCCCTGATGTTTGGCAGCTTGGAGCTGTTGGTGCGGTGAGGGTTGCAGTGAGAGGCTTGTCGGCATCAGGTAGCCTGTTGAGACCGTCCCAGTAG
- the LOC120673604 gene encoding protein TWIN LOV 1-like isoform X3, with protein MATSGAAEADPDPVEREREQHDDHHQRRLASSLTARYSDWVLESLDELPGSFLLTDPALAGHPIVYASRGLAALTGYARREVLGRSARVFQGAATDRAAVAGVREAVRAQRTHQVAILNYRRDGSPHWVLLHLAPVFHARDGSVLHFLAVQVPIDDARRGAGAPPCRSAQGAVLAACREEARGDEDFPCSSHAGKMFVDMDKRGLEAEEPRVASDSEKEKAISTANCIVSALNRYSKLTGLVVSGKRCDSVGIPALSSSLNLSLGRIKQSFVLTHSCLPDMPIIYASDAFLSLTGYSREDILGCNFRVLNGPGTSLEALEEACTVDLLSYRKDGSSFRDLLHVSPIRDASGKVGLHLSQVAFHIWVHLDVGAKHDFNGLTPDVWQLGAVGAVRVAVRGLSASGSLLRPSQ; from the exons ATGGCGAcctccggcgcggcggaggcggacccggacccggtggagcgggagcgggagcagcacgacgaccaccaccagcgccgcctcgCGTCCTCGCTGACGGCGCGGTACTCGGACTGGGTGCTGGAGTCGCTGGACGAGCTCCCGGGGAGCTTCCTGCTCACGGACCCGGCCCTGGCGGGCCACCCCATCGTCTACGCCTCCCGGGGCCTCGCCGCGCTCACCGGCTACGCGCGCCGCGAGGTGCTGGGCCGCAGCGCGCGCGTCTTCCAGGGCGCCGCCAccgaccgcgccgccgtcgcgggggTGCGCGAGGCCGTGCGCGCCCAGCGCACGCACCAGGTCGCCATCCTCAACTACCGACGCGACGGCTCCCCGCACTGGGTGCTGCTCCACCTCGCCCCCGTCTTCCACGCCCGCGACGGGAGCGTGCTCCACTTCCTCGCCGTGCAGGTGCCCATCGACGACGCCAGGCGGggggcgggggcgccgccgtgccgcagcGCGCAGGGGGCGGTCCTCGCCGCGTGCCGCGAGGAGGCCAGGGGGGATGAGGATTTCCCGTGCTCGAGCCACGCAGGGAAAATGTTCGTTGATATGGATAAGAGAG GGCTGGAGGCTGAGGAACCACGTGTAGCTAGTGATAGTGAGAAAGAGAAGGCAATAAGTACGGCTAACTGCATCGTCTCTGCACTGAACCGCTACAGCAAGTTAACTGGTCTAGTGGTCAGCGGGAAGAGATGTGACTCTGTTGGCATCCCAGCACTCAGTTCTTCATTAAACCTCTCTCTCGGTAGAATCAAACAGAGCTTTGTATT GACTCACTCCTGCTTGCCTGATATGCCAATAATTTATGCTAGCGATGCTTTTTTATCATTAACAG GATACTCTAGAGAGGATATATTGGGCTGTAATTTCAGAGTATTAAACGGTCCAGGTACTAGCTTGGAGGCTTTAGAGGAG GCATGTACAGTCGATCTACTAAGTTACAG GAAAGATGGAAGTTCATTCCGTGATCTTCTACATGTATCTCCTATCAGAGATGCTTCAGGCAAGGTTGGCTTACATCTTTCTCAG GTAGCGTTTCATATCTGGGTTCACCTTGACGTGGGTGCAAAGCACGACTTCAATGGGTTGACCCCTGATGTTTGGCAGCTTGGAGCTGTTGGTGCGGTGAGGGTTGCAGTGAGAGGCTTGTCGGCATCAGGTAGCCTGTTGAGACCGTCCCAGTAG
- the LOC120673604 gene encoding protein TWIN LOV 1-like isoform X6: protein MATSGAAEADPDPVEREREQHDDHHQRRLASSLTARYSDWVLESLDELPGSFLLTDPALAGHPIVYASRGLAALTGYARREVLGRSARVFQGAATDRAAVAGVREAVRAQRTHQVAILNYRRDGSPHWVLLHLAPVFHARDGSVLHFLAVQVPIDDARRGAGAPPCRSAQGAVLAACREEARGDEDFPCSSHAGKMFVDMDKRGLEAEEPRVASDSEKEKAISTANCIVSALNRYSKLTGLVVSGKRCDSVGIPALSSSLNLSLGRIKQSFVLTHSCLPDMPIIYASDAFLSLTGYSREDILGCNFRVLNGPGTSLEALEEACTVDLLSYRWKFIP from the exons ATGGCGAcctccggcgcggcggaggcggacccggacccggtggagcgggagcgggagcagcacgacgaccaccaccagcgccgcctcgCGTCCTCGCTGACGGCGCGGTACTCGGACTGGGTGCTGGAGTCGCTGGACGAGCTCCCGGGGAGCTTCCTGCTCACGGACCCGGCCCTGGCGGGCCACCCCATCGTCTACGCCTCCCGGGGCCTCGCCGCGCTCACCGGCTACGCGCGCCGCGAGGTGCTGGGCCGCAGCGCGCGCGTCTTCCAGGGCGCCGCCAccgaccgcgccgccgtcgcgggggTGCGCGAGGCCGTGCGCGCCCAGCGCACGCACCAGGTCGCCATCCTCAACTACCGACGCGACGGCTCCCCGCACTGGGTGCTGCTCCACCTCGCCCCCGTCTTCCACGCCCGCGACGGGAGCGTGCTCCACTTCCTCGCCGTGCAGGTGCCCATCGACGACGCCAGGCGGggggcgggggcgccgccgtgccgcagcGCGCAGGGGGCGGTCCTCGCCGCGTGCCGCGAGGAGGCCAGGGGGGATGAGGATTTCCCGTGCTCGAGCCACGCAGGGAAAATGTTCGTTGATATGGATAAGAGAG GGCTGGAGGCTGAGGAACCACGTGTAGCTAGTGATAGTGAGAAAGAGAAGGCAATAAGTACGGCTAACTGCATCGTCTCTGCACTGAACCGCTACAGCAAGTTAACTGGTCTAGTGGTCAGCGGGAAGAGATGTGACTCTGTTGGCATCCCAGCACTCAGTTCTTCATTAAACCTCTCTCTCGGTAGAATCAAACAGAGCTTTGTATT GACTCACTCCTGCTTGCCTGATATGCCAATAATTTATGCTAGCGATGCTTTTTTATCATTAACAG GATACTCTAGAGAGGATATATTGGGCTGTAATTTCAGAGTATTAAACGGTCCAGGTACTAGCTTGGAGGCTTTAGAGGAG GCATGTACAGTCGATCTACTAAGTTACAG ATGGAAGTTCATTCCGTGA
- the LOC120675985 gene encoding uncharacterized protein LOC120675985 isoform X1, translating to MIAQLSRLHRICLPVNLVGDDASTPSEHLQYLELHLLDMIHAFYIKALAALPIRSDPKILRAFLVAGHCYGPLDPVCNIIMNSCWYNLAFPLRNQVEALNSYIPRLKLPGCFDEGAYRCNLELPDGIVDTSSMARLAYRSLDGLVEALCVGASMSRHQALEFLCTSNCDVSRALIHPAVFADAARAAKHPQHAEFGSFLSSRCSADMIYSSLPVPAMFIYPLSTEYPFEFIPRKPLQNDEAPTYTLTVPAAEKVMSKKFFCLGDAGLP from the coding sequence ATGATTGCACAGTTAAGCCGATTGCATAGGATATGTCTCCCCGTGAACCTGGTGGGCGACGACGCGTCCACACCAAGTGAACACCTACAGTACTTGGAGCTGCACCTGCTCGACATGATCCATGCCTTTTACATCAAGGCGCTTGCCGCACTGCCAATAAGGAGTGATCCCAAGATCCTACGTGCTTTCCTTGTGGCTGGGCATTGTTATGGCCCCCTGGACCCTGTGTGTAACATCATCATGAACTCCTGCTGGTACAACTTGGCCTTCCCGCTGCGCAACCAGGTCGAAGCTCTGAATTCGTACATACCGCGCCTCAAGTTACCAGGGTGCTTCGATGAAGGCGCCTATCGCTGCAACCTCGAATTACCTGATGGCATCGTCGACACCAGTTCAATGGCCCGCTTGGCGTACCGTTCCCTCGATGGCCTTGTCGAGGCCCTCTGCGTCGGTGCTTCCATGTCGCGGCACCAGGCCCTTGAGTTCCTCTGCACCTCAAACTGTGACGTCTCTAGAGCTCTCATCCACCCTGCTGTCTTTGCTGATGCGGCCAGGGCGGCCAAACACCCCCAGCATGCTGAGTTTGGATCATTCCTCAGTTCTCGTTGCTCGGCCGACATGATCTACAGCAGCCTGCCAGTGCCAGCGATGTTTATCTACCCACTTTCCACTGAGTACCCATTCGAATTTATCCCTAGAAAGCCTCTGCAAAATGATGAGGCTCCCACCTACACGCTGACGGTACCTGCCGCTGAAAAGGTTATGAGCAAGAAGTTTTTTTGTCTGGGAGACGCTggacttccttag